atggtcagaggagcctggagggctacagtccatggggtcccaaagagttgaacatgactgagcgatctGTCTAAAGAGCCCCCTAGGGGAGCCCAAGGTCACTCACATTTGAGACCCACCAGCCTACACGTCAGACCACTTGGTCCCAGCATCCAGTGCCTGCTCAGCGGACATGCACCCTAAATACAAGGGCTCAGAAGGATGCGCGAACTTGCCCTCAAGGTCAACAAACGCAAACTGCGATAGGAAGCAACACAGCCCTCACCTCTCGCTCTGCTCTGGCAAGGTGGCCTCTGGGGCTCTCCTTTCTCATCTGTGCGCGAGACTGACGTTTCAGGCTTAGGACTCTCAGAGACCGAGTTCTTTCTCACGTTCTCCTCTTCCAATCTCAGCCTCAGGGCAGCCACCCTGgacagaattttcttctttaccCCCTCAGCTAAGTATCCACTTCCTGGGGTTTTTTGCTTCTCCTTGACCTCCTGTGACTTCATCACTGCTGGCGGGGGTGGACAGCTAGCTTGGGCCGCCATGGGGccaaccttctcctcctcccccgaCTTTTTCCCGTGGCCCAGAGTGGAGCCCTGTTGGTAGGGGTCCCGCAGCATCTTAGGAGCTTTCGCTGATGCACATTCTCCGGAAACAGATGCCAGGGGCCCCGCCAGGGAACCAGATGTGCCTGTGGGTTTGGTTTCCCCAGCGGGGGGTTCCTCTATCTTATGTTCCTCAATTCTGTGGCTTCTTGAAAAGTCTGTGATGCCTCTTTCAGGAGGGGACGTAAAAGGCCTCCTGGTGAGACCACCGGAAGAGGGCGCTTGCTTCCACTCCCTCTTCATAGCTCGCCTTTCCTCTGAGTCAGAAGAGGCATGCTCGTGGTTTCTGGGCTCCACGAAGTCCTCCTCACGGAGGTCATAACTCTGAGCTGCGAAGCTGCAAGTAGTGACTCCAACAGATTGGGGGGTCACCCTGGCAAGACGGCTAGAGAGAGCTAGAGCGGGGGAAACTAATGCTGGTCCATTGCTTTTACTGGGTCCAGGCCCCCCTGAGCGCCTCTCCCTGCCTTCCTGTACTCGGCTTCTGATGCGTCCCCCTGGCATCACCTCCCCAGCCTGCACAGGGCCCGGGACTGCCGAGATGGCAGCACGCACGTCCCCCCTTGCTCTGTCCTGGCGACTTtgtcctgcctcccaccccacacgGTCCCCTTGGCTTTGGTTGGTGCCGTTCTCGCTTGGAGGGGTTTCCCCACTTTGCTGGGGACACGCAACTTGCACAATGGCAGGCTGGACTTCCAGTCTCTGGTCCAAGTGTCCCCCCTTCGGTTTGTTCTCCACTCTGGTGGCCCCCAGCGTGGACCCAGAAGGCTCTGGTGGCTCTGTCCTGGCCCACCTCACACTCGTTTCATCAGTGGGGTCCACAGAGGACTCCAAGATGTTAGGGCAGGACAGGAGCTGCTTAAAGAAAGTGGGGCGATCCCTCTTGAGTCGGCTTTCATCTCGATTTTGGCTCACATGGTTAGCATTTTCGTTCCTTCCGGTTCTGAAAGCCTCTGGGAGCAAGCCTGTGACACAGACTTTCTTTCCCTCTACAGGGTCCACAGATGACTCCAGGAATCTGCGTTGGCTCAGATACTGGGAGGAAAGACAACTCCAACTTTTACAGCCAGCTCGTTCTTCCCTTTTATGGACTTTTCGGTTATTAGCAATTGCTGAGCTATACTCTACCTGAGGACTGCAGGCTGATGCTGTCTTAGAGGGGCCCGGTTTAGGCACGGCAGCACCCGCCTTTAGAACATCAGGAATTGCCCGGATCCTGTCAGGAATGAGACCAGCGTCCATCCCCTTGAACCCAGAATCTGTCAGCTGTCCTACTGGCCAGGTTTCTGGAACAGAAGCCTCTAGAGTGATGATCTTCAGCTTTTTACCCGCTTCCCAACATCCTGGACTGTTCTCTTTCGACTCGTCCAGGAGGACGTTAGAGAGAGGGGGAACTTGGCTCAGAGGCTGACTGTCATCTTTCACTGTAGATTCAGCCACCACAGACACACGACTGCCCGagctctgccctcctctctctgtggaGCTGGCTGATGAGCAGTCCGAGGGCACCAAGTTTGTTTCCACTTGTCCGACAGATGTCGTGGGCAAAGTTTCCTGGAAATTATCGTCAGGAGAACGCTGCTGTGCtatttcacttcctttttcttgGAAATTCTCTTCAAGGCTCCTGGTGTGTGCTCTGTGCCCGGTCTGGCTCTTCCTTCTAGACAGGTTACCAGTCAGAAGAGGGGAACTGCTACAGAAACCCTCTCCCTCTGGGAGTTGAGGAACTTGGACATGGATTCCAGGTCCACTGAGAGCCATGTGTCCTAGCTCTCCTGAAGATTTGATTGTGGAGCCATTAAAACCATGAGCCAACTGTACATTGGAAGGAAGTTGAGAAGCATTTCCATCTGGTGCCCGAGGTGAACTCTCCTCAGGGCCACCTGCAGGGCTGTCCCCAGCAGCTGAAACAGCAAGGGATTTGGGTGGGTGGCCTTTCGGGGCAACGGAAAGAGCGGATGTGTCCCCATTCGCCCCCATCACCTCAGCACACTCAACATTAGCAGTTAGCGTTGTGGGCTTCTCCTGAGGAAACTTCACTACCGAACTATGACCTGCCAGTATGTCTGCCGAGTCTGGGGCACCGGGGCTAGAGTTCTCGTCACCGCCCTCCTCTTTGGCCCAAACGGAAGAGTTGCTCTCTGGAGCTAGTGGCCATCTTTCCTCAAGGTCCCCTGAGTGACTGGGGCTCAGCCTCTCCGGGCCAGCCTTCACTATGGAGGCCGGCGTGGAGGCGGAGCCCTCTATGTTGGCTAGATCCTCCCTGGTGGCACCATTACTGGCTTTCTGTGAGATGTTCCAGGTGAAAGTGCTGATGAAAAGAGGGGAGTCGGGAGAGGTTCTCTCGTCACTGCTCCCGCACGTAGCCTGGGGAGGCTCAGGACCTCGTGTCTGAGAAAGAACGTCCAGAGTCTTGTCATCGGGAGGACATAAATCAGGCAGTTCGCTTTGACCTGCCAGCTCTAAGTCCAGGGAGCACATTTCTTGAGGCAAATATTTACCGACTGGGGCTCCAACCGGAGAGCCCACGGTATCACATGCTCCCTGGTCACCTGCTTCAAGACGCTCCAAGCCACAGGCGGCTACTCCGTCCCCTGGCCCAGCGCACATGGTTTCCAGGGTGGGGATGGTGTGTGCAaattcaggggacacagaggcagcctggggctggaggggaggccCCAACAGCTCACAGGGGGACATGGCTTCACCACTGGCTTCTGGGATGCTCGGCGCAcgccccaggtctcctgcagaagGTCCGAGCGTGTTGTCACCTTGGTTTTCTTCATGCCATGCCCCTTGGGTACAGCCGTCTACCTCCGGGTGTTCCGCCAATGATGCACTTTCTTTGTTGATCCATCCTAAGTGGGGGAGGGACTCTGTTGTGGTCCCAGGAAAAGCAGGCTCCTCCCCAGTAGGCTCCGAGAAAGCTGGCATGTGGCTGAGAGAGATTCGCTCCCTGACTGTTTCCTGAATTTGTACCTAGAAGATGAAAAGTGATATTAATAGAATTGTTCCTGGGAGATCCACAATAGGGCCTAAACTGCAATCCCAAGAGTGTTAATCCTCGATGACTCTAGTTAAAATTGAGATCTATGCAGTAATTCCCAAACTCTAGTCGTGAGACATCTTGAAGAAATGCAACTCTTGTGTTGCAAGGGATCCTCAAATTCCCCATTATAAGTAAAAGGCCACCTGACaatcgatttttttttttccttcccaggaaAAAATACGGAATTTATGGTAAATTATTTGCTAAACTTTTAAGTCACAAGAGTTCATGTGAATCTTTTCAGAATGAAACTTCACATGATCATAAATAAAACATGCAGTGCCTGTAAAGTACCAAAgagcaatttttaatttttcaattgaaggataattgctttacagtattgtcttggtttctaccaaacatcagcatgaatcggcTCTAGGTCTACGCATGCCccctgctgcaaagagcaatcTTTGTCCCCTGAGGCCAGCTCGCTGGTTGATTACTGAGGAGGTGTGCCCTTGAACCCACCTCTAATGAGGCAGTGGCGTTATGATTGGTCTTGGGCACTGCCCATCATTCCTGCCCCAGGTAGGTTAAAAAGTCTTGAAATACTGCTTGCAGCCACCAATGATTCATCTTTTCTTGCCTTAAGGCTACCGTAAGTTAAATTTTCATTTACCTCAGATTTTACTGGTGTAGAAGTGCTAACTGAACAAGAAATTCTGTATGGCTTCCTATGCTATGAACTCCATGGGTGCTAGAACCATTTGTCGAGTTGACAAACATTTAACACACCTCcagggttgggcttccctgacagctcagctggtaaagaatctgcctgcaaagcaggaggccccagtttgattcctaggtcaggaagatcccctggagaagggaaaggctacccactccagtattctggcctggagaattccatggactgtgtagtccatggggtcgcaaagcattggactgagcgactttcaccccAGTGTGTTAGAAAGAATCCCAGGTGACAGGCAAAGTGTCCACGTGCAGGGAGCGCCCACTCTGCATTGAGACACAGGTTGTCCCTAGCAGGGGCTCCATAAGCATGTGAAGGAACCAGTATTGAACACCACACACCAGCTGAGTCAGATCTGCCCAACTTCACCCTGTTACACCTCTAAGTCTGAAAGACTTTGGGCTTTTGTCTGCTTCTGTTCTGGGGACAACTGTTTTAAGAGACTAACCACAAGCAGGGCCCACTGCTGGCTCACATCCTGGTGTTTCTAATAGAGAAACAGTTTATATATTTTCCACTGTGATAAATGGGAGTGGGAAAAATTTCCAGTAAGCAAGCAAGGTTTTTTTTTGAGGTGTCCAGGAGTTTGTGTTCATGTTTTTCCCTCTATAATACCTATAACATGTAGAGAATGTTCTTTTCACTTACTAATTTGGTTCAGTTTCTGTGAGCTACAGCGCAAACCTTCTGAATGATTATGCATAGAAAGTGTGGGCAGCTTCCCAGTCATGATTTGAGATGTGTAGGGAGATTATCTGATTAAAAACACCAAGACCCTCTTCTGAGCCTTCCTCCCCTGCCGGAGTTTCCACCACCTATGTCAGCCCTTTATTTTAAGATCTCGCCATCATCACAACGTCAGTGCCAGCCAGTTATGGATGGACTAGATGCCATGTATAGAATTCCCTGCCAGGCACTGGACAGTTTTTTCCAAAGGGCTCCAGTTTAAAAAGCCACTGTGTTGTTCCCTGGCATGTTACCATACTTTCCTAGTTAGAGTTATGGGCAATAGCTAAGAGGCTAATGCCTGGGAAAGACGAACCTGGGACAAGCAAGCTTTGACTAGGATAGTTAGGTCCCTGGCATGTTGCAGCCATGCTGTGTCATGCCTTGATTTATGGAAGAGTCATGTTCCTACTTACTGCCGTACactcatgctcctctgtctaccttttaaaataaaatcctactTCAAAATAGCCTAGTGAAGCCCCATATGTAGAGAAAACATGGCAAACCCTTGACCATGTAGAATTCATCCACtggaatatttactgagcactatggtcatgtatggaggtgagagttggactgtgaagaaagctgagcaacgaagaaccgatgctttggaactgtggtgttggagaacactcttgagagtcccttggactgcaaggagagccaaaccagtccattctaaaggagatcagtcctgggtgttctttggaaggactgatgctaaagctgaaactccagtactttagccagctcatacgaagagttgactcattggaaaagactctgaagctgggagggattgagggcaggaggagaagggaacgacagaggatgagatggctggatggcatcactgactccatgggcatgagtctgagtgaactccgggcgctggtgatggacagggaggcctggagtgctgcaattcatggggtcgcaaagagtcggacacgactgagcgactgaactgaactgatataccaaGCTGCTCTAGGGACTGGAGAAGCATCAGCAAATAAGGACCGCTGGCCTTTGGGACGTTAGGTTCAAGCAACCGGCCATACAAACTGGTCCTACTACTGATGAACTATTTAGTCCACGTTGtaacccatgggatttttctcaaAGTGGCACTTTAACAGCCCAATGCATACTTGCCGAGGCTCACAGCATCAGTTTCAAGGTCAGGCTCCTCGGAGGCCAGCTCAGAGAAAGGGAAACCACAGGCTCACACCTTTCGAATGAGTCAGACCTTTCTCTCAGGAGGCACTCTCTTAGTTAAGTCATTACGAAAGAACTCCAGCGAATGATTCTCCTGCTGCTCAGCTATTCTCATCATGGAGTGAGCAGGGAGACTTGGGCGATTGTTAACGTAGGAAATTTGTTCTCATTCAGGTGAGGATGAGGGTTTTGGCCCAGCATGGTGTGTGGACTCGGAGGGCTAGCCACCTCGGCTTCAGCTTAATCCCACATTGCACACATGATCCCTTGTAACCACGTTAGCCTCTCTGACCCTCGTCTCTTCCTCTAAGGCTAACCACACGCACGTCAGCACTATCCTGCCAAGTGCCTGGCACCCACTGACACTCGCTTCCCTTGTTCCTGTGAAAAGAAGTCATGGTTGCAGCGAGAGAGACAGCACCTCTAAGGAGCGGAGCAGCGCTCTGCAGGCTTTATGCCGGCTTTCTCATTCGAGGGGTAAAATAAATCTGAGATACTGACGCTAGCATCTCTTCTTCGCTGATCTCAATACCCTGGGTCCAATCAGGAAACAGAAACCACGCAGTAGGTCAGGTAATGGAAGCTGAGTAGCAAGAGTTGTTAACGGCATTAGAGGAAGAGCTGGGAGACCTTGGAAAAGCCCACGGCGCCCTAAGGGAGGGACAACCCTGAGAAGGGACCGCTTGCAAGGGGCACAGACCGAGCCAGGAAAGGTGTAATCAGGCCACCAGGTAGCAGAGAATTTGCTGGTCTGGAATTGCTGGGTGAGCCATACACCACACGCTTCCGTGGGTAGGCAGGGCGCCAGTGGTCAGAGGGAGTCAGGGACCTGCAGGGGCAGAGGCCTTCTGAGGGTGGGTGGGCTACAGTGAAAAGGAATGACAGAGGCCTGCGTCAGGAGACAGTGGACGCTGGTGCAAGCAGGAGGGTTGCCCTGCAGAGTGTGGTTTCAGAGTAGAGAGGGTTGCAGGGCAGTCACATGAGGCTGCAGATGGACCAGGGTCTGGGTCCTGTGGCTGCGGCCAGCTCTACAGGACGAGCATGCAGCCGTCTCCCCGACCCCTGACCCATGCTGCAAAGATGGaagcctcctcctcccccacctccactgtGAGCTTCACGTGGTGCTTACTTTAAAGGAGAAGTGGGAGAATGAAACTAATCACCAAGCGTGTATTGAAGGATGCTTCCAGACCTGAGAGGCAGTAACGGAGAACTGGCATGTGAGGTCACTGAGGTCAGAGTTTAGACGTCTGCCCCGGGGTCCCACGGTCAATGACAGAACTCGGATTTTAAGCCAAGACTGACTGATTCTAAAAACCGTAGAGAAATgacactcagtcaggtctgattctttgACAACCTcctggactttagcctgccagactcttctatccatggaattctccaggcaagaatattggagtgggtggtcattctcttctccagacaTTGAACTTGGGTCGtgcgcattgcaggcagaatccttactgtctgagccaccagggaagccccagctgatTCTAAAGCCCTTTCCAACTCAGGTTTTCTagccaagaaaaattaaaacaaacccCAGCCAAGGGTTGGGAATGCCCTCTACTAACTTAAACCCAGAACTTCTGAACTGCTGAGACACATCGAGCAGGAGAGTATAGTGGTCCTATTTCTTATGACTGCTTACTTATCAGCTTCCTCACAAGCTCTGAgggtcagtttcagttcagtcactcagtcgtgtccgactctttgcaactccatgaatcgcagcacaccaggcctccctatccatcaccaactcctggagttcagactcgcgtccatcgagtcagtgatgccacccagccctctcaccctctgttgtccccttctcctcctgcccccaatccctcccagcagagtcttttccaatgagtcaactctttgcatgaggtggccaaagtactggagcttcagctttagcatcattccttccaaagaaatcccaaggctgatctccttcagaatggactggttggatctccttgcagtcgaagggactcaagagtcttctccaacaccacacttcaaaagcatcaattcttcagcactcagctttcttcacagtccaactctcacatccatacgtgaccacaggaaaaaccatagccttgacagacggacccttagtcggcaaagcaatgtctctgctttcgaatatactatctaggttgctcataacttttctttcaaggagtaagcatcttttaatttcatggctgcaatcaccatctgcagtgattttggagcccccaaagaataaagtctgacactgtttccccatctatttcccatgaagtgatgggaccagatgccatgatcttcgttttctgaatgttgagctttaagcgaactttttcactctcctctttcactttcatcaagaggctttttagttcctctttgttatGCACCAAGCCCGTATCTCCAAACCAACCAAGAGAGCGAACAAGTCCACCATGgtaatgcaaaagcaagaagggaattttttatttctagcacGCTGGGGCTCAAGCCTCATCCGACGCAGCGGAATCAGATGAGAGCCCCAAACAAAGCAGtatggcggtttatatacagtCAGCTCTGTCTCAGGTACAGGGTACTTGGCGATACCTGATTGGACAGGCAGAATGAGCTCATGCAACGCCTTCCTTATGCTATCGCATATAGAAATCTTTCCTTATTTGGTTAAGGAATgttcaagaaaacaggaaacatgactcaggtccccgGAGCTGTTATGCACCTCATTGAGCCGACCACCCtgcctaacattcccccctgttctTAGATCATACAGAGGAATCCTCCTCTGGGTCCTGAGATACTGTTTGATATTGCTGCCGAAGCACGAACAGCTGTACTGTATTAATGCGCTcttttacaaaggctacaagtctattgataatacaaGGGCCAAACATAAGCATTATTAGAAGGATTATCAGGGGTCCTAGCAGGGTAGAGATTAAAGTAGTCAGCCagggggattgttgaaaccaggactcaaaccatccctgttgagcctcaTGCTCTCGTTTACGCTGGGCTAGCCCCTCTCTCACTTTGGCCATGGATTCCCTAACTATTCCAGTATGGTCTGcataaaaacaacattcttcTCCTAGGGCGGCACAAAGTCCCCCCTGTTGCAGAAATAGCAGATCTAGCCCTCTTCTATTTTGCAAAACTACTTCAGACAGGGAAGTTAAAGATGACTCTAAATGACTAATAGACTGTTCTATACGAGCGATGTCTTCATCTATGGCTGCTCTTAAAGAGTTAAATCCTTGACTTTGCATGGACAAAGCTGTTATTCCAGTTCCGGCCCCGGCTATTCCCAGACCGaacatagttgctatggttaAGGCAGTAATGGGCTCTCTCAACTTTATAAGCCCTTTCTTGTTGAATAAGAGTCAATTTGTGGGCCCAATAATCATATACAGCTTCTTCTGGTCGATACAGTATCTTTGGCATCACAGCCACCATAACACAAAATTCTTTAGGATAAAAAATGGAGCTATGTACACAGGGAGTCAACCCAGTGTGAGAGCACACCCACCATCCTCCCATCTGTGGAACTGACCACCTGGCTACCGGCAGACTCATGAGTTCAACAGTGAGGGCACACAATGAGGATCTGTCTGGCAGCACTTTGCTCATACATAGTCCCTTTCCCCACACTTCTCTCATTGTAAGGCCTACTTTTCGTTCTCCCCATCGACATTGGGGAGGATCGGTGCCGTTGGCCAGGTCGTAAGAGGCATTGAGGCCTACTGCCTCGTaataagggggaattaagttgtaacataaccgacaggatttagttgcctcaggatgggtTTAGATTTAAGGTAGCATAAGCTGCCTTTACTAATTTCCATAGTGGATCTGTTTGTCCAAGTTTAGCAAGGGGGCCCGCCTCTGGGTCTTTTGTTGGTCCCTGGGATGTAGGTAGGGAGGTTGTCGGGTAGAGAGTTGCATGGACCTGTTCAACGGGGTTTGGACCGATATTATACATTTGTACCGGTTCTAAAACTTGACTCACAACAATGATCCCGTTATAAGTAGTCAGGTCATTTCTGGTCTGAAGCCCCCATGATATCCCGTTGAcccaggccttttttttttgctttgtcagtGTTAAACCTTATTTTTACCTGGGCAAAGTTATGATCCTTTTCCCAATCGGAGTACAGAGGTACGGGTCCTACAAATGAGAAGTTAAGCAAGTCCCGATTTCCTACATCCCACATTCTATACCCTGGAGTCTCCGACCCATCATTAGAAGTTATGCAGTCCCAAGATTTACAATAAGAGTCCTGTGTGCCCCCACAGATCTTCCAGTTGTGCCTGGGTgcacctggacatgcccagaatgcatgattcCGGAGGTAGCCCCTTTTCCAAGGTATATCTACCaccggcttaaggtcaaagtataagcctggccaccaagtatttggtggatgtattgcagtggtggagttaagcatc
The Ovis aries strain OAR_USU_Benz2616 breed Rambouillet chromosome 23, ARS-UI_Ramb_v3.0, whole genome shotgun sequence genome window above contains:
- the ALPK2 gene encoding alpha-protein kinase 2 isoform X2 encodes the protein MWRERMADSGGPQRRALCFLSTLLSQKVPEKSDAVLRCIISGQPKPEVTWYKNGRTIDECGSVSSYEFLENQYVHVLHLYCCTQNDAAVYQVSAQNCFGMICCSASVEVQCPSEDRPLSPNPKDDGHTGWKHDTETYEQESPNHTDEEEHPYKEGEGIASGPPTSAHAPSSKSSGAHSLQVSADHDPGASGSDNPLAVKDTRQTEEAGDAANTEGVADGLHFPNSSDAPDKQDVCGHRTVHSKVPRLIDGALDPEGPNEEGLNSGHQNAGVQKYLSCSLPLTRADSSAPPGARPVSPPASSTDSDSDYELCPEITLTCAEEFSDDDLEYLECSDVMTDYSNAIWQRNLQGTECVFLLESDDEEMEFSECSLGGCERFFSELGRRPPVSDDTGPMDATAGHHSPPQEVGGRSSQASTRRASSLRAGMPLPPGPQQDGLATVTELGRYKPPAASEAAEDGYPGIQGETRDSHQAGKEFSSDNLLNMDKAVIGREGKHLSGESGQPGMRRHLETTAERRVGEKDTWSRRGSENPARTQRPGIKGKAKRLNSSLEERTAEASLDRLCPKGPVKHPLTPSDKRDSSHAGAEGTDLKSQFPARGPAVPAQAEPEVKTLLTPPGSLTREETLRFLREGVWATDAFETRRVSGWCDHPQVQIQETVRERISLSHMPAFSEPTGEEPAFPGTTTESLPHLGWINKESASLAEHPEVDGCTQGAWHEENQGDNTLGPSAGDLGRAPSIPEASGEAMSPCELLGPPLQPQAASVSPEFAHTIPTLETMCAGPGDGVAACGLERLEAGDQGACDTVGSPVGAPVGKYLPQEMCSLDLELAGQSELPDLCPPDDKTLDVLSQTRGPEPPQATCGSSDERTSPDSPLFISTFTWNISQKASNGATREDLANIEGSASTPASIVKAGPERLSPSHSGDLEERWPLAPESNSSVWAKEEGGDENSSPGAPDSADILAGHSSVVKFPQEKPTTLTANVECAEVMGANGDTSALSVAPKGHPPKSLAVSAAGDSPAGGPEESSPRAPDGNASQLPSNVQLAHGFNGSTIKSSGELGHMALSGPGIHVQVPQLPEGEGFCSSSPLLTGNLSRRKSQTGHRAHTRSLEENFQEKGSEIAQQRSPDDNFQETLPTTSVGQVETNLVPSDCSSASSTERGGQSSGSRVSVVAESTVKDDSQPLSQVPPLSNVLLDESKENSPGCWEAGKKLKIITLEASVPETWPVGQLTDSGFKGMDAGLIPDRIRAIPDVLKAGAAVPKPGPSKTASACSPQVEYSSAIANNRKVHKREERAGCKSWSCLSSQYLSQRRFLESSVDPVEGKKVCVTGLLPEAFRTGRNENANHVSQNRDESRLKRDRPTFFKQLLSCPNILESSVDPTDETSVRWARTEPPEPSGSTLGATRVENKPKGGHLDQRLEVQPAIVQVACPQQSGETPPSENGTNQSQGDRVGWEAGQSRQDRARGDVRAAISAVPGPVQAGEVMPGGRIRSRVQEGRERRSGGPGPSKSNGPALVSPALALSSRLARVTPQSVGVTTCSFAAQSYDLREEDFVEPRNHEHASSDSEERRAMKREWKQAPSSGGLTRRPFTSPPERGITDFSRSHRIEEHKIEEPPAGETKPTGTSGSLAGPLASVSGECASAKAPKMLRDPYQQGSTLGHGKKSGEEEKVGPMAAQASCPPPPAVMKSQEVKEKQKTPGSGYLAEGVKKKILSRVAALRLRLEEENVRKNSVSESPKPETSVSRTDEKGEPQRPPCQSRARAPVLLKKIQAEMSPDHSGNVKLSCQFAEIHEDSTISWTKDSRSIAQVQRRAGDDSVVSVAILQAGQKDQGLYHCCIKNSYGKVSAEFNLTAEVLKQLSSHPDAKVYEEIEFSQLIFREDFLRDSYFGGRLHGQIATEELHFGEGVHRRAFRSKVLRGLTPLFKPGHACVLKVHNAVAYGTRNNDELIQRNYRLAAQECYVQNTARHYAQIYAAEAQPLEGFGEVPEIIPIFLIHRPENNIPYATVEEELIGEFVKYSIRDGKEINFLRRESEAGQKCCTFQHWVYQKTSGCLLVTDMQGVGMKLTDVGIATEAKGIASSLEKSHAPLFNPV
- the ALPK2 gene encoding alpha-protein kinase 2 isoform X1, yielding MWRERMADSGGPQRRALCFLSTLLSQKVPEKSDAVLRCIISGQPKPEVTWYKNGRTIDECGSVSSYEFLENQYVHVLHLYCCTQNDAAVYQVSAQNCFGMICCSASVEVQCPSEDRPLSPNPKDDGHTGWKHDTETYEQESPNHTDEEEHPYKEGEGIASGPPTSAHAPSSKSSGAHSLQVSADHDPGASGSDNPLAVKDTRQTEEAGDAANTEGVADGLHFPNSSDAPDKQDVCGHRTVHSKVPRLIDGALDPEGPNEEGLNSGHQNAGVQKYLSCSLPLTRADSSAPPGARPVSPPASSTDSDSDYELCPEITLTCAEEFSDDDLEYLECSDVMTDYSNAIWQRNLQGTECVFLLESDDEEMEFSECSLGGCERFFSELGRRPPVSDDTGPMDATAGHHSPPQEVGGRSSQASTRRASSLRAGMPLPPGPQQDGLATVTELGRYKPPAASEAAEDGYPGIQGETRDSHQAGKEFSSDNLLNMDKAVIGREGKHLSGESGQPGMRRHLETTAERRVGEKDTWSRRGSENPARTQRPGIKGKAKRLNSSLEERTAEASLDRLCPKGPVKHPLTPSDKRDSSHAGAEGTDLKSQFPARGPAVPAQAEPEVKTLLTPPGSLTREETLRFLREGVWATDAFETRRVSGWCDHPQVQIQETVRERISLSHMPAFSEPTGEEPAFPGTTTESLPHLGWINKESASLAEHPEVDGCTQGAWHEENQGDNTLGPSAGDLGRAPSIPEASGEAMSPCELLGPPLQPQAASVSPEFAHTIPTLETMCAGPGDGVAACGLERLEAGDQGACDTVGSPVGAPVGKYLPQEMCSLDLELAGQSELPDLCPPDDKTLDVLSQTRGPEPPQATCGSSDERTSPDSPLFISTFTWNISQKASNGATREDLANIEGSASTPASIVKAGPERLSPSHSGDLEERWPLAPESNSSVWAKEEGGDENSSPGAPDSADILAGHSSVVKFPQEKPTTLTANVECAEVMGANGDTSALSVAPKGHPPKSLAVSAAGDSPAGGPEESSPRAPDGNASQLPSNVQLAHGFNGSTIKSSGELGHMALSGPGIHVQVPQLPEGEGFCSSSPLLTGNLSRRKSQTGHRAHTRSLEENFQEKGSEIAQQRSPDDNFQETLPTTSVGQVETNLVPSDCSSASSTERGGQSSGSRVSVVAESTVKDDSQPLSQVPPLSNVLLDESKENSPGCWEAGKKLKIITLEASVPETWPVGQLTDSGFKGMDAGLIPDRIRAIPDVLKAGAAVPKPGPSKTASACSPQVEYSSAIANNRKVHKREERAGCKSWSCLSSQYLSQRRFLESSVDPVEGKKVCVTGLLPEAFRTGRNENANHVSQNRDESRLKRDRPTFFKQLLSCPNILESSVDPTDETSVRWARTEPPEPSGSTLGATRVENKPKGGHLDQRLEVQPAIVQVACPQQSGETPPSENGTNQSQGDRVGWEAGQSRQDRARGDVRAAISAVPGPVQAGEVMPGGRIRSRVQEGRERRSGGPGPSKSNGPALVSPALALSSRLARVTPQSVGVTTCSFAAQSYDLREEDFVEPRNHEHASSDSEERRAMKREWKQAPSSGGLTRRPFTSPPERGITDFSRSHRIEEHKIEEPPAGETKPTGTSGSLAGPLASVSGECASAKAPKMLRDPYQQGSTLGHGKKSGEEEKVGPMAAQASCPPPPAVMKSQEVKEKQKTPGSGYLAEGVKKKILSRVAALRLRLEEENVRKNSVSESPKPETSVSRTDEKGEPQRPPCQSRARAPVLLKKIQAEMSPDHSGNVKLSCQFAEIHEDSTISWTKDSRSIAQVQRRAGDDSVVSVAILQAGQKDQGLYHCCIKNSYGKVSAEFNLTAEVLKQLSSHPDAKVYEEIEFSQLIFREDFLRDSYFGGRLHGQIATEELHFGEGVHRRAFRSKVLRGLTPLFKPGHACVLKVHNAVAYGTRNNDELIQRNYRLAAQECYVQNTARHYAQIYAAEAQPLEGFGEVPEIIPIFLIHRPENNIPYATVEEELIGEFVKYSIRDGKEINFLRRESEAGQKCCTFQHWVYQKTSGCLLVTDMQGVGMKLTDVGIATEAKGYKGFKGNCSMTFIDQFKALHQCNKYCKMLGLKSLQDNSQKQKKPSIGRSKIQPSAPAVKKAASRSPAEKKS